A stretch of the Uranotaenia lowii strain MFRU-FL chromosome 3, ASM2978415v1, whole genome shotgun sequence genome encodes the following:
- the LOC129755313 gene encoding uncharacterized protein LOC129755313, translating to MGLNWIKLSLVVLIAATLIIAVCHAEDDGGGGGIQARKISSHSSINSALSSSGTKGSRLQETPATGLTVNKKKIKKQSASGDDDDDDDDFLDFFGDDDDGSDDDDDDEEDEEDDEEEEDDEEETSTDNGRLWTPDFSKISQTLGALNTVGRYIVNMTKGQEASPSVNSLNNGPKENIPDAILTLTKTVLGANVTKTIEPLIKRVGGSEVVTSPEVTTTSTTTTTAAASTTTTSTTPASTTALISLDVEAPLLEVQKKEDVEAAAPSSSMQKKKKKKKNKVKRKDPAHVETTKKPAPVTKIIETKADENRCVTPDGRPGRCEDLSTCPGLLLDLTHLRESLCFKSLFVPGVCCPLPASTVLTTQKPTKRPVPHTTAPSLVLSPVAKPTTTKRPLVPVFTVTTTTEQILSATLKPLAENFVDPEDCGQQEYSAGRIVGGIEAPVGQWPWMAAIFLHGPKRTEFWCGGSLVGTKYILTAAHCTRDSRQRPFAARQFTVRLGDIDLSTDGEPSAPVTFKVTEVRAHPKFSRVGFYNDIAILVLDRPVRKSKYVIPVCLPKSNLPSKERMAGRRATVVGWGTTYYGGKESTKQQQATLPVWRNEDCNHAYFQPITDNFLCAGFSEGGVDACQGDSGGPLMMLVEARWTQVGVVSFGNKCGEPGYPGVYTRVSEYMEWIRENTKK from the exons TTTTGATAGCAGCCACGCTGATCATCGCAGTGTGCCATGCCGAAGACGATGGTGGTGGAGGAGGCATTCAAGCGCGGAAGATTTCGTCGCACAGCTCGATAAACTCCGCTTTGAGTAGTTCGGGTACTAAAG GTTCTCGTTTACAGGAAACTCCAGCAACAGGGTTGACAGTTAAcaagaagaaaatcaagaagCAATCGGCTTCTggagacgacgacgatgatgatgatgacttcCTCGACTTCTTCGGAGATGACGATGATGGGagcgatgatgatgacgatgatgaggAAGATGAAGAAGATGATGAAGAGGAGGAAGATGATGAAGAGGAAACGAGTACGGATAATGGCCGGCTATGGACACCGGATTTCAGTAAGATATCACAAACTCTTGGAGCGCTCAATACAGTGGGTAGATACATCGTGAACATGACCAAAGGACAGGAAGCTAGTCCATCGGTGAACTCGCTCAACAATGGTCCGAAAGAGAACATTCCGGATGCGATCCTCACACTTACTAAAACGGTTTTAGGGGCGAATGTTACGAAAACAATAGAACCCCTTATCAAGCGAGTAGGTGGTTCAGAAGTTGTGACTTCACCTGAAGTAACAACGACTTCAACAACTACGACTACTGCAGCTGCTAGTACTACAACAACTAGCACAACTCCAGCAAGTACAACGGCTCTTATTTCTCTGGATGTTGAGGCACCCCTGCTCGAAGTTCAGAAGAAGGAAGACGTCGAAGCAGCTGCACCATCGAGTTCGAtgcagaagaaaaagaaaaagaagaagaacaaGGTTAAGCGAAAGGACCCGGCCCATGTAGAAACGACCAAGAAACCTGCACCAGTTA caaaaatcatCGAAACCAAGGCTGACGAAAATCGATGTGTCACTCCCGATGGCAGACCAGGACGTTGTGAAGATCTCAGTACCTGTCCAGGACTGTTGTTGGACTTGACCCATCTTCGAGAATCGCTATGTTTCAAGAGTCTTTTCGTCCCCGGAGTCTGCTGTCCTCTTCCAGCTAGTACTGTACTCACAACTCAGAAACCAACCAAGCGGCCTGTCCCTCACACGACTGCTCCAAGTTTAGTCCTAAGCCCGGTAGCGAAGCCCACAACCACAAAGCGACCACTTGTGCCGGTATTCACTGTAACAACTACCACGGAGCAGATCTTGTCAGCCACCTTGAAACCTCTGGCCGAGAACTTTGTCGACCCTGAAGACTGTGGACAGCAGGAATACTCTGCAGGACGTATCGTCGGGGGTATTGAAGCACCCGTCGGGCAGTGGCCTTGGATGGCAGCCATCTTCCTTCATGGACCGAAAAGAACAGAGTTCTGGTGTGGAGGATCCCTAGTGGGTACAAAGTACATTCTGACGGCTGCCCATTGTACCCGGGACTCCCGGCAGAGGCCTTTTGCTGCAAGGCAATTCACCGTCCGACTGGGTGACATTGATCTATCGACCGATGGTGAACCATCGGCACCGGTCACCTTCAAGGTTACCGAGGTACGAGCTCACCCGAAGTTCTCCCGTGTTGGATTCTACAACGACATCGCCATTCTGGTGTTGGATCGACCGGTTCGGAAGTCTAAGTACGTGATTCCGGTGTGTCTACCCAAGAGTAATCTACCTTCCAAGGAACGAATGGCCG gTCGCCGCGCAACCGTTGTTGGTTGGGGTACGACCTATTACGGGGGTAAGGAGTCAACGAAGCAGCAGCAGGCAACACTACCGGTGTGGCGTAACGAGGACTGTAACCATGCGTACTTCCAGCCGATTACGGATAACTTCCTGTGTGCTGGATTTTCGGAGGGCGGCGTCGATGCCTGTCAGGGGGATTCGGGTGGGCCGTTGATGATGCTGGTGGAGGCTCGCTGGACCCAGGTCGGGGTGGTTTCGTTCGGGAATAAGTGTGGAGAACCGGGTTATCCGGGGGTGTATACCCGGGTTAGCGAGTATATGGAGTGGATACGGGAGAACACCAAGAAGTGA